The DNA region TCGGCGATGACGCTTGTCACCGTCGTGTTGAGGTGCACCGTGGCGCCGGCCGTAGCCGCGGCGTGGTGCAGGGCGTCGCTGATTTGGCCGTAGCCCTTGCGCGGATAGAAGAATCGGCCGGCGCCTGGGGGTTTGGGCATTCCCGGCAGAGCGCGCATCACGCGCTTCACCATCTTGCCTAGTGACCCGCTGCCGACGCGGCGCTTGGCCTGTTCCGGATCCAACGCCGTGGGCGTGAGTCCCCATATCTTCTGCGCGTACGGGAAATAAAAGTCGCGGCAGATGGTGCGGCCGAGTCCCCGCTCGAGAATGGACGCGAAACTCGGCTCACCCGATGCCCGCGTGAACGGTTTGCGGATCGCGTCAGCCAGCACGCCTGCGATGAACGCGGGGTGGACGTGTTGGATGAGGTCAAACGGCTTCAGAGGAAAATGCACCCATCGGCCGCGTAGCCGAATGCGCCCATGTCTGGGCCGGTCGAGTAAATCACTGCCGAGCAGGGCGCGGATGTCGGCCATCACCGCCGGTGGGCAGACCGGGTGCAGCCGGTGGCTGCCGAAGTCCACGGGAATGCCTTCGATCACGAAGCTCCCGGCGTTGCCGCCCACCTGGCTTCCGCGCTCAAGCACCGTGACGTCGGTCCAGCCGCGCTGCGACAACTTGTAAGCGCCCGCCAGACCGGCGGGGCCGCCCCCGAGTACGACGAACTTCATTTGGGTGCCACCGTGGTGGGCGTGGAGCGGGGCAGCATCTGCGTCACGATCAGTCCGGCCACACCGGTGACAATGAGCACCGCCTGCCAGAGGATGCCGGACGCGAGGACGGCTTCGCGCGGCGCGCCATACGGCGCAAGCAACGAGACGAGCGCAGCCTCGCGCACGCCGATGCCTCCCAGGCTGATGGGCAGCACGGCGATGAGCTTGGAAAGGGGCCAGGCCACAAACCAGGCAGGCACTTCGGTGGTGACGCCGACCTGCCGGGCCAGCCAGACATTGGTCATCACAAACGCCGACTGTACCACGAGGGAAATGACCACCGCCCCGAGCAGTGCCGGCCGGCGGGTGATGAGAGCCGTCCATGCTTCGCTGATCTGTGCGGCCAGATTGGAGAATCGCCCTGACCGCAGCAGCACAATCCCGGCGATGACCGCGATGACGACCCCGGCCGCGATCCACAGGCTCGCGTCCTCAATGATGCGCGCGATGCCGGGCGGCACACCGGCAAACGGCAGGGCCACAATCACGAGCATCAGCACAGTGCCGGTATCAATCAGGCGGTCGGCAATGCTGGCGAACGTCACGCGTTTCACCCCGACCAGCGGCGCGAGGTAGGCCGCACGCACGAGGTCTCCCCCCGCCAACCCCGGCAGGCTGAGGTTCGCGACGAGTCCGGCGTATTGCGCCCGCACGCAGGCGGCATTCAGCCCTTCTGCCGGTCCCAGCAACAGGCGCAGCTTGATCGCATTGAGGTAGTGGCCCGCGAAAAACACCACCACGCTGGCCGACCAGGTCCAGATGCTGGTGCGGCGCAGGGCGTCGAGCACGGTGTCGAGCGGAATGATGCGGAGAAGAATGGCGACGACGGCCGCGGACACGGCGGCGCGAATGACCCAGCGAGCCATCAGGGACTTTCAGTCCTTCGGGCGCCACGGCGCCTGCATCTGGAGGCGCGAGATCATGTCGGCCAGCAGGCCGACCGACCAGATGGTGATGGCCGACAGAAACGCCATCACGGCAGTTTCCGAAAGATTCCAGCGGTAGATGTCCTCGATGAGCTTGGCGATACCGATCAGGAACACCACGCCGCCCACCGGCAGGAACACTTTGAGCGGGTTGAAGAGCACGATCGCCCGGACCACCAGCAGGATGAAGCTCACAAAATGTGACGGACGG from Acidobacteriota bacterium includes:
- a CDS encoding FAD-dependent oxidoreductase, whose product is MKFVVLGGGPAGLAGAYKLSQRGWTDVTVLERGSQVGGNAGSFVIEGIPVDFGSHRLHPVCPPAVMADIRALLGSDLLDRPRHGRIRLRGRWVHFPLKPFDLIQHVHPAFIAGVLADAIRKPFTRASGEPSFASILERGLGRTICRDFYFPYAQKIWGLTPTALDPEQAKRRVGSGSLGKMVKRVMRALPGMPKPPGAGRFFYPRKGYGQISDALHHAAATAGATVHLNTTVTSVIAEGGRVRGVEVTIAGETRVIPADYVLSTIPVTLLARLVRSDGPAVSQAATQRLQQRSMVLVYLTLDAEQFTEFDAHYFPETAIRISRLSEPKNYSLTSAPGRTVLCAELPCSQDDGEWSMTDEALGTLVANDLVRAGLGPLPPVRHVQTRRLPHAYPLYTKGYREALDVLDHWIGDIDGLITFGRQGLFAHDNTHHTMAMAYALVDCLGADGSFDGTAWARARKSFEDHVVED
- a CDS encoding flippase-like domain-containing protein; amino-acid sequence: MARWVIRAAVSAAVVAILLRIIPLDTVLDALRRTSIWTWSASVVVFFAGHYLNAIKLRLLLGPAEGLNAACVRAQYAGLVANLSLPGLAGGDLVRAAYLAPLVGVKRVTFASIADRLIDTGTVLMLVIVALPFAGVPPGIARIIEDASLWIAAGVVIAVIAGIVLLRSGRFSNLAAQISEAWTALITRRPALLGAVVISLVVQSAFVMTNVWLARQVGVTTEVPAWFVAWPLSKLIAVLPISLGGIGVREAALVSLLAPYGAPREAVLASGILWQAVLIVTGVAGLIVTQMLPRSTPTTVAPK